The following proteins are co-located in the Microcystis wesenbergii NRERC-220 genome:
- a CDS encoding IS4 family transposase codes for MMTNFSKLIKELLKPLPKNDYPALDTFTFLSCWIGFALDKSIVSMRDLCSRMVLQGINVNLSTFSKASKIRETSPFEKVIVELNKRLVAKKGIENARALFPIDSTIISLTSKLLWSQGWHQVKLFSGLNSITTEVVGILIHFGQGHDSKEGGKTIEAIPVNGVGAMDRGFASNQRITELLESSDKHFVLRVKNNISLEMLENGKCKLGKDKRQIEVRVVAFCDLESQTEFRLATDLPLEGEGAVSNEEVAEIYIQRWQIELLWKFLKMHLKLDNLITKNENGIRLQIYSCIIAYLILQLIDIEEGFGKSLLDKLRYLQSFMCQHISYVHWFRRIVYSI; via the coding sequence CTGATGACGAATTTTTCAAAACTCATAAAAGAGCTTCTCAAACCACTGCCTAAAAATGACTACCCCGCTTTAGATACTTTTACATTTTTGTCCTGTTGGATTGGTTTTGCTTTAGATAAAAGCATCGTCAGTATGAGGGACTTATGCAGTAGAATGGTACTTCAAGGAATTAATGTAAATTTATCCACATTTTCTAAGGCAAGCAAAATTAGAGAAACAAGTCCATTTGAGAAAGTCATTGTCGAATTAAATAAGCGTTTAGTTGCCAAAAAAGGAATAGAGAATGCGCGAGCTTTATTTCCTATTGACTCAACAATAATTAGCTTAACCAGTAAATTACTATGGTCCCAGGGATGGCATCAAGTAAAACTATTCTCTGGTCTTAATAGTATCACAACAGAGGTGGTCGGAATACTCATCCATTTTGGTCAAGGTCATGACTCAAAAGAAGGAGGAAAAACGATAGAAGCAATTCCTGTAAATGGAGTTGGAGCAATGGATAGAGGATTTGCGTCTAATCAAAGAATCACCGAATTATTAGAGAGTAGTGACAAGCATTTTGTCTTGAGAGTGAAAAATAATATTAGCCTAGAGATGCTCGAAAATGGCAAGTGTAAACTCGGAAAAGATAAAAGACAAATAGAAGTAAGAGTAGTCGCTTTTTGCGACCTAGAAAGTCAAACAGAATTTCGGCTGGCGACAGATTTACCTCTAGAAGGAGAAGGAGCAGTTAGTAATGAAGAAGTTGCCGAAATTTACATCCAAAGATGGCAAATAGAACTGCTGTGGAAATTTTTAAAAATGCATCTAAAGTTGGATAATCTAATCACTAAAAACGAGAACGGAATCCGCCTACAGATCTATAGTTGCATTATCGCTTATCTGATTCTACAGCTAATAGATATTGAAGAAGGATTTGGGAAAAGCTTATTAGACAAACTGCGCTATTTACAGAGTTTCATGTGTCAACATATTAGCTATGTACACTGGTTCCGGAGGATTGTCTATTCAATTTAA